The following proteins are encoded in a genomic region of Acidobacteriota bacterium:
- a CDS encoding protein kinase: MSSNNRWHQLKTILEEVLEHDEHQRAGLLTEACGDDTELRAELESLLRYHEAGNKLSDAAGALTFNSAETLFLAAGALTEIAGRQFGHYQLIKELGQGGMGTVYLATRADDYRQQVALKLIKRGLDDAFVLERFRNERQILAALNHPNIARLFDGGTSADGLPYLVMEYIVGLPIDEYCRQGQLSLKERLQLFRQVCSAVQFAHQHLVIHRDLKPSNILVTSDGVPKLLDFGIAKLLTPELASQTLNQTAPGIRLMTPAYASPEQVRGEPITTASDVYALGVILYELLTGRSPYQPTSGQLHEMMRAVCEEQPERPSTAITRAATASAVTSPTAEPPASQPRTLSPEKLRRSLRGDLDNIVLMALRKEPGRRYASVEQFSEDIRRHLEGLPVSARKDTFGYRTTKFVKRNKLAFGAATLLLLTLIAGIVTTQRARARAEQRFNDVRKLAHAVVFDYHDAIANLPGSTPVRERLVKDALEYLDSLAREAGGDGQLQRELASAYEKIGSVQGNSNNSNLGDTDGAMKSYRKSLAMRERLALAEPANREVQAELASGQEDLGDMLYTVNDLRGSLRSYEQALAIRNSLLASDSKNVDYRYALAELDKKTGDIKGMDGYLNLGDTAGAVESYRQALKLYEELFAAAPQQLKYGASLANCLANFGHLSDVIGDLKTAVEQGRRAVSLLEQAVVADPNDIAHRTDLLSAYNTLRQSLVDDGQMPEAVEYDRKTVQTLDGMSATDPKNALLRRNLSVSYNSLGRDLRATGDTASAIAAHRKALSISEALAAADPKSAEHQQDLANTWQFLADAQASAHDPHAALENYRKAVALNEALLAAEPDNVRHRDDLAIDEGGVGTVLAAMGDLNGALAAARRAVTFAAAAATQSPANLRIKGRLALRHFECGQLYARLAQAKSSGEQKANWQAAREQYQRSFSLWNELKGQGKLARKDAGKPDEVARELAKCEAALAKLSDR; this comes from the coding sequence ATGAGTTCTAATAATCGTTGGCATCAACTGAAAACGATTCTTGAGGAAGTGTTGGAACACGACGAGCACCAACGTGCGGGTCTGCTCACCGAAGCTTGCGGCGATGACACGGAATTGCGGGCTGAGCTTGAATCCCTGCTGCGCTACCACGAGGCGGGAAACAAACTCAGTGACGCCGCCGGCGCACTGACGTTCAATTCCGCTGAGACTTTATTTTTGGCGGCTGGGGCGCTAACAGAAATCGCGGGCCGGCAATTCGGCCACTATCAACTCATTAAAGAACTCGGCCAGGGCGGTATGGGCACTGTTTATTTGGCGACGCGCGCTGATGATTACCGCCAACAAGTCGCGTTGAAATTGATCAAGCGCGGGCTGGACGACGCCTTCGTGCTGGAACGCTTCCGTAACGAACGGCAGATTCTGGCCGCGCTCAATCATCCAAACATCGCACGACTGTTCGATGGCGGCACGAGCGCGGACGGGCTGCCTTACCTTGTGATGGAATACATCGTGGGGCTGCCGATTGATGAGTACTGCCGCCAGGGCCAGCTCTCGCTCAAAGAACGCTTGCAGCTTTTTCGCCAGGTCTGTAGCGCTGTGCAATTCGCGCATCAACATCTGGTCATTCACCGCGACCTCAAGCCCTCGAACATCCTGGTCACTTCCGACGGCGTGCCGAAGCTGCTCGACTTCGGCATCGCCAAGCTGCTGACGCCGGAGCTGGCTTCGCAAACACTCAATCAGACTGCGCCGGGCATACGTTTGATGACGCCCGCTTACGCCAGTCCTGAGCAAGTGCGCGGCGAACCGATCACGACGGCCAGCGACGTTTATGCGTTGGGTGTGATCTTGTATGAGTTGTTGACAGGCCGTTCGCCTTACCAGCCAACGAGCGGACAGTTGCACGAGATGATGCGGGCGGTCTGCGAGGAGCAACCGGAAAGGCCGAGCACCGCTATCACCCGCGCGGCAACAGCTTCAGCCGTCACCTCACCAACCGCTGAACCGCCAGCCAGCCAGCCGCGCACGTTGAGTCCCGAAAAACTGCGGCGGAGCCTGCGCGGCGATTTAGACAACATCGTGCTAATGGCGCTGCGCAAAGAGCCTGGGCGGCGTTACGCTTCGGTCGAGCAGTTCTCAGAGGACATCCGGCGGCACTTGGAGGGCTTGCCCGTCAGCGCGCGCAAAGACACCTTCGGCTATCGCACCACGAAGTTCGTCAAGCGCAATAAGCTGGCGTTCGGCGCGGCCACTCTGCTGCTGCTCACCCTGATTGCTGGCATCGTCACCACACAACGGGCGCGGGCGCGGGCCGAGCAACGCTTCAACGATGTGCGCAAGCTGGCGCATGCAGTGGTCTTTGATTATCACGATGCGATTGCCAACCTGCCGGGTTCGACTCCAGTGCGTGAACGATTGGTCAAAGATGCGCTTGAATATCTCGACAGCTTGGCGCGCGAAGCGGGCGGCGACGGGCAGCTCCAACGTGAACTAGCCTCGGCTTATGAAAAGATTGGCAGCGTGCAGGGCAACTCCAATAACTCAAATCTCGGTGATACCGACGGGGCGATGAAGAGTTACCGCAAATCGCTGGCAATGCGTGAGCGTCTGGCCCTGGCTGAGCCAGCGAACCGAGAGGTGCAAGCGGAACTGGCGAGCGGTCAAGAAGACCTGGGCGATATGCTTTATACCGTGAACGATTTGCGCGGCAGCTTGCGGAGCTACGAGCAGGCGCTTGCCATTCGCAATTCGTTGCTTGCCTCCGATTCTAAGAATGTAGATTACCGCTATGCGTTGGCGGAACTTGATAAAAAGACCGGCGACATCAAAGGCATGGATGGCTATCTCAATCTTGGCGACACAGCGGGAGCGGTAGAGAGTTATCGTCAGGCGCTTAAGCTCTACGAAGAACTTTTTGCTGCCGCGCCGCAGCAACTCAAATATGGCGCGAGTCTCGCCAATTGCTTAGCGAACTTCGGCCACTTGTCAGATGTCATTGGCGATCTGAAGACCGCCGTCGAGCAAGGCCGCCGCGCCGTAAGTTTGCTTGAACAGGCAGTGGTGGCAGACCCCAACGACATCGCCCACCGCACTGATTTACTATCTGCTTATAATACGCTGCGCCAATCGCTCGTTGATGATGGTCAAATGCCTGAAGCCGTCGAATACGACCGCAAAACGGTACAGACGCTGGACGGGATGTCTGCGACCGATCCTAAAAATGCACTCCTCCGCCGCAACCTCAGTGTCAGCTACAACTCATTAGGTCGAGACTTGCGGGCGACGGGAGACACGGCAAGTGCAATAGCAGCGCACCGCAAAGCATTATCCATCAGCGAAGCACTGGCGGCGGCTGATCCTAAAAGCGCAGAGCATCAACAAGACCTTGCTAATACCTGGCAGTTTCTGGCCGACGCGCAAGCCTCTGCGCATGACCCTCACGCCGCCTTGGAGAACTATCGCAAAGCCGTTGCTCTCAATGAAGCGCTGCTTGCCGCCGAGCCGGATAATGTTCGTCATCGTGACGATCTCGCCATTGATGAAGGCGGAGTCGGCACTGTACTCGCGGCAATGGGCGACCTGAATGGTGCGCTGGCGGCTGCGCGCCGTGCGGTAACTTTCGCCGCAGCCGCCGCTACCCAATCGCCTGCCAATTTGAGGATCAAAGGCCGCCTGGCGCTGCGGCATTTTGAGTGCGGGCAGCTTTACGCGCGGCTGGCACAGGCAAAATCTTCCGGCGAACAAAAAGCGAACTGGCAAGCGGCTCGTGAGCAGTATCAACGCAGCTTCAGCTTATGGAATGAACTGAAGGGCCAGGGCAAACTGGCCAGAAAGGATGCGGGCAAGCCTGATGAGGTCGCCCGCGAACTGGCCAAGTGTGAGGCGGCGCTGGCGAAATTATCGGATCGTTAA
- a CDS encoding SBBP repeat-containing protein: MAEVKFSARGVGYNLYLTATEAVLAFIKPGAGQREKKVRAASTQARAVASAAVRMQFVGANPAASVVGLEELPGKSNYFTGSNPGQWRTDVAHYAKVQCRAVYPGIDLVYYGNERQLEYDWVVAPGADPNRIQLAFAGAKQVRIDARGDLVIKTAMGEVRQHTPVIYQNSDGARQPVAGRFVLRGKRVAGFEVAAYDHSKSLVIDPTLVYSSYLGGTGTDSISKVVTDAAGNVYLAGYTAAADFPTANALRATKSAGDDVFVAKLNPAGTALIYSTYLGGSGDDYPDGITIDGAGNVYVAGETESTNFPVTTGVFQTTLGGVTDVFVTKLNANGAALVYSSYLGGGLGDVAGSVALDTAGNAYIAGYTRSTNFPTKNPVQASLKGATCSDAPFCYDAFVTKLNAVGTALIYSTYLGGSRNNAAYAIAVDGAGNAYVTGYTSSSDFAVKNPLQPTFGGAVDAVVFKLNADGTALVYSTYFGGKGEDAGYAIRADEAGNAYVVGYTTSTDFPTKNPLQPALGNSSSFTDAFVTKINPAGSALVYSTYLGGSSDDLAYGVAVDGGGNAYVTGETSSTNFPRANATQSTYGGATDAFVTKLNQAGSGLVYSTYLGGSGKDLGIDLAIDAAGNAYVAGETTSTNFPTKNPLQAARKSGTDGFFTKFSADDRATSLASISAASFSGAAAATESINAAFGAGLAATTQAATTTPLPTLLAGVSVRVKDSAGTERLAPLFFVSPGQINYQIPPGTLPGPAVVSALSGTASIATGMVQIAQVAPGLFTANANGQGVPAAIALRVKADGAQSTELVAQFDGTTFVARALDLGPTSDQVFLVLFGTGIRFRNSLTTVVATIGGATSEVSFAGSQGGLVGLDQVNVRIPRSLLGRGEADVVLTVDGQAANTVKVNIK; encoded by the coding sequence GTGGCTGAAGTCAAATTTAGCGCGCGCGGTGTTGGCTATAACCTCTATCTAACCGCGACCGAGGCGGTGCTGGCCTTTATCAAACCAGGCGCGGGCCAGCGCGAAAAGAAGGTGCGCGCGGCAAGCACGCAAGCGCGGGCGGTTGCCAGCGCAGCCGTGCGGATGCAGTTCGTGGGCGCGAATCCGGCGGCCTCGGTCGTGGGTTTGGAAGAACTGCCCGGCAAAAGCAATTACTTCACTGGCTCAAACCCTGGGCAGTGGCGTACAGACGTGGCCCACTACGCCAAGGTGCAATGCCGGGCGGTCTACCCCGGTATTGATTTGGTCTACTACGGCAATGAGCGGCAACTCGAATATGACTGGGTGGTCGCGCCAGGCGCTGACCCTAACCGCATCCAACTGGCCTTTGCGGGCGCCAAACAGGTGCGGATTGACGCGCGCGGCGATCTGGTGATTAAGACCGCTATGGGTGAAGTGCGGCAGCACACGCCGGTCATTTATCAAAACAGCGACGGCGCGCGCCAACCCGTCGCGGGCCGCTTCGTGCTCAGGGGCAAGCGCGTGGCCGGTTTTGAGGTCGCCGCGTATGACCACAGTAAGTCGTTGGTGATTGACCCCACACTTGTCTATTCAAGCTATCTCGGCGGCACCGGCACCGATAGCATCAGCAAAGTAGTGACGGATGCTGCCGGCAATGTTTATCTGGCAGGCTATACCGCGGCCGCCGATTTCCCGACCGCCAATGCCTTGCGCGCGACGAAGAGCGCGGGAGACGACGTGTTCGTGGCGAAGCTCAATCCGGCTGGCACGGCGCTGATTTACTCCACCTACCTCGGCGGCAGCGGCGATGATTATCCTGATGGCATCACCATTGATGGGGCGGGCAATGTCTATGTCGCTGGGGAGACGGAATCAACCAATTTCCCAGTAACGACCGGCGTTTTCCAGACTACTCTGGGCGGGGTCACCGATGTTTTCGTGACCAAGCTGAATGCGAACGGTGCGGCGCTGGTTTACTCTTCATATCTTGGCGGCGGTTTGGGGGATGTCGCCGGTAGCGTGGCGCTGGATACGGCCGGCAATGCTTACATCGCAGGCTATACCCGTTCGACCAATTTCCCGACCAAGAACCCCGTGCAGGCCAGCCTTAAGGGCGCCACTTGCAGCGATGCGCCCTTCTGTTATGACGCTTTCGTCACCAAGCTCAACGCCGTCGGCACGGCACTGATCTATTCCACTTACCTGGGCGGCAGCCGGAACAACGCGGCTTACGCCATTGCTGTGGACGGGGCCGGTAACGCCTATGTGACCGGGTATACCAGCTCGTCTGACTTCGCGGTCAAGAATCCCTTGCAACCAACGTTCGGCGGCGCAGTTGACGCCGTCGTCTTTAAGCTCAACGCTGACGGCACGGCGCTGGTTTATTCCACCTACTTCGGGGGGAAGGGTGAGGATGCGGGCTATGCCATCAGGGCGGATGAGGCCGGCAACGCCTATGTCGTGGGCTATACAACCTCAACCGATTTTCCTACCAAGAATCCTTTGCAGCCGGCGCTCGGCAACAGCAGCTCATTCACCGATGCTTTTGTCACGAAGATAAATCCGGCGGGGTCAGCCCTTGTCTATTCGACCTATCTCGGTGGCAGTAGCGATGATCTGGCATACGGCGTTGCGGTGGACGGGGGCGGCAACGCTTACGTGACCGGGGAGACGAGTTCAACCAACTTCCCGCGTGCGAACGCCACACAGTCAACCTATGGCGGGGCCACCGACGCGTTCGTGACGAAGTTAAACCAAGCGGGCAGCGGACTGGTCTATTCGACCTACCTCGGTGGCAGCGGCAAGGATTTGGGCATAGACCTCGCGATTGATGCAGCAGGCAATGCTTATGTGGCCGGGGAAACCACTTCGACCAATTTCCCGACCAAGAACCCGCTGCAAGCGGCGCGCAAAAGCGGCACCGACGGCTTCTTTACCAAGTTCAGCGCGGATGACCGGGCCACGAGCCTGGCAAGCATCTCGGCCGCCAGTTTCAGCGGAGCGGCAGCCGCCACCGAATCCATCAACGCCGCCTTTGGCGCTGGCCTGGCTGCGACTACCCAAGCGGCCACCACCACGCCGCTGCCGACACTGCTTGCCGGGGTCAGCGTGCGGGTCAAGGACAGCGCCGGGACCGAGCGTCTCGCGCCCCTCTTCTTTGTTTCGCCCGGCCAGATCAACTACCAAATCCCGCCGGGGACACTGCCAGGGCCTGCTGTTGTCAGCGCCTTGAGCGGGACGGCGAGCATCGCCACCGGAATGGTGCAGATCGCCCAGGTCGCGCCGGGGTTGTTCACCGCCAATGCCAACGGGCAAGGCGTCCCGGCTGCGATAGCCTTGCGCGTCAAGGCTGACGGCGCGCAAAGCACCGAGTTGGTCGCACAGTTCGACGGGACCACGTTCGTCGCGCGCGCGCTTGACCTTGGCCCCACCAGCGACCAGGTCTTCCTGGTGCTCTTCGGCACTGGTATCCGTTTCCGCAATTCGCTGACGACGGTCGTGGCGACCATCGGTGGGGCGACGTCCGAGGTTTCTTTCGCTGGGTCGCAAGGCGGGCTGGTCGGCCTCGATCAAGTCAATGTGCGCATTCCGCGTAGCTTGCTCGGGCGCGGCGAAGCGGACGTGGTGTTGACGGTGGATGGACAGGCAGCGAACACGGTCAAGGTCAACATTAAGTAG
- a CDS encoding sigma-70 family RNA polymerase sigma factor: MAEQNKPTINVTQLLRAWRQGDEAAMQELMSVVYAELRRLAAHYLRGEHAGHTLQPTALVHEAWLRLIEIDRIEWQSRAHFFGIAATLMRRILVDHARVKRAAKRDSGGEMLSLSAAADFPAQPVLDVLALNAALTELERLDPRQGRVVELRFFAGLSVEETAEVLGISAKTVKRDWSTAKLWLARAIGNQPGESAGPTGLTGND, translated from the coding sequence ATGGCCGAGCAGAACAAGCCAACCATCAACGTAACGCAATTGCTGCGGGCCTGGCGGCAGGGCGATGAAGCGGCGATGCAGGAATTGATGTCTGTCGTCTATGCCGAATTGCGGCGGCTGGCGGCTCATTACTTGCGCGGCGAACACGCCGGACACACGTTGCAGCCGACGGCGCTGGTGCATGAAGCGTGGTTACGGCTGATCGAGATTGACCGGATCGAGTGGCAAAGCCGCGCGCATTTCTTCGGCATCGCCGCAACGTTGATGCGGCGCATTCTGGTTGATCACGCGCGCGTCAAGCGGGCCGCCAAACGCGATAGCGGCGGCGAAATGCTGTCGCTATCCGCCGCCGCAGATTTTCCCGCCCAGCCCGTGCTGGATGTGCTGGCGCTCAATGCCGCGCTCACCGAATTGGAACGGCTCGACCCGCGCCAAGGCCGCGTCGTCGAGTTGCGTTTCTTTGCCGGCTTGTCCGTCGAAGAGACCGCCGAAGTGCTGGGCATTTCGGCGAAGACCGTCAAACGCGATTGGAGCACGGCCAAACTCTGGCTGGCGCGCGCCATCGGCAACCAGCCGGGCGAATCGGCGGGACCGACGGGGCTGACGGGAAATGACTAA
- the recO gene encoding DNA repair protein RecO, with the protein MPLHDTPAYVLRTFTLKEADKICVFLTRAAGKVRGVAKGARRLRSRFGASLEPFTEVQLTYYQNEAKELVSISSCEILRSPFVSNVSSERLGVWHYLSELLQEFVPDHEPNEVLYRLIGATVEALGKASDQQAVLLTRYFELWLLKLAGFLADLRRCGQCQTVFTAEERVWLNNEGLPRCYNCGAGVGDELAPRTRQLVATMLAQPPHKLLDAAPDEQTLLQLGALTTKLIARILERELKSFEMLDRLKPGELGARG; encoded by the coding sequence ATGCCTTTGCACGATACGCCAGCCTATGTGCTGCGCACCTTTACACTCAAGGAAGCCGACAAAATCTGCGTGTTTTTGACGCGCGCGGCGGGCAAGGTGCGCGGCGTAGCCAAGGGCGCGCGGCGTTTGCGCAGCCGTTTCGGGGCGAGTCTGGAACCGTTCACCGAGGTGCAACTCACCTATTACCAGAACGAGGCCAAAGAGTTAGTCTCGATTTCCAGTTGCGAAATCCTGCGCTCGCCCTTTGTCTCAAATGTCAGCAGCGAACGGCTGGGCGTGTGGCATTACCTGTCAGAATTGCTGCAAGAATTCGTCCCCGATCACGAACCGAACGAGGTGCTTTACCGGCTGATTGGCGCGACGGTCGAGGCGCTCGGCAAGGCTTCGGATCAACAAGCGGTGCTGCTGACACGGTACTTTGAACTCTGGTTGTTGAAGCTGGCCGGTTTTCTCGCCGACCTGCGCCGCTGCGGTCAATGCCAAACGGTTTTTACCGCCGAAGAGCGCGTCTGGCTCAACAATGAAGGCTTGCCGCGTTGTTACAACTGCGGCGCGGGCGTGGGCGACGAGTTAGCCCCGCGCACAAGGCAGTTGGTCGCCACAATGCTGGCCCAACCGCCGCACAAATTGCTGGACGCAGCACCAGATGAGCAGACACTGCTGCAACTTGGCGCGCTGACGACCAAACTCATCGCGCGCATTCTGGAACGCGAACTCAAATCATTCGAGATGCTAGACCGGTTGAAACCGGGAGAACTAGGGGCTAGGGGCTAG
- a CDS encoding pyruvate, phosphate dikinase, producing the protein MSKKYVYTFASGKAEGNTNMKGLLGGKGANLAEMTNAGLPVPPGFTITTEACNAYYAEGEKFPTGMWDETLAALANIEAVTGKQFGGVENPLLVSVRSGAKFSMPGMMDTVLNLGLNDETLNGLAALTGNERFAWDAYRRFIQLFGKIVLNIESEKFEHVFEGYKKQLGVKEDTAVDAATLAKVVADYKVIVKKETGKDFPTDPKEQLKYAIQAVFASWNGRRAKDYRRINKIDDNLGTAVNVQTMVFGNLGEDSGTGVAFTRDVATGEHVLYGEYLQNAQGEDVVAGIRTPKKIAQLHEEMPDMYNEFAALATKLEGHYKDVQDLEFTIEKGKLYMLQTRNAKRTAAAAVKIAVDMVNEGAIDKRTAITRVEPAQLDQLLHPRIDPAAKLNVITTGLPASPGAATGTAVFDPDEADALAKDGKKVILVRTETSPEDFHGMVAAQAILTARGGMTSHAAVVARGMGKCCVAGAGDVAVDYANQQFTVGDIVVKKGESLTLNGSTGEVILGEVPLIKPEVSGDFRTLMEWVNEFRKLGVRANADTPHDAEVARGFGAEGIGLCRTEHMFFEGTRIDSVRQMILSSGDYKSLETQLDTAKAEVEKASGEKLKDAKKRVKNLEKKIAKPSALYRGALADLLELQREDFVGIFRAMDGFPVTIRTLDPPLHEFVPHDDKTLKDLAGKIKMPFKEAKAKVASLHEFNPMLGHRGCRLGIIYPEITEMQARAIFEAAVIVQNEGKTVKPEIMIPLVGNVAELKLQADVVRRVAAEVFEKEGVTVDYLVGTMIEVPRAALTANQIAEVAEFFSFGTNDLTQMTMGLSRDDAGKFLPAYVDKKIYADDPFQVLDQEGVGQLVDMGIKKGRSTKADLKVGICGEHGGDPESVIFCHKVGMNYVSCSPYRVPIALLAAAHAAIADETGTQASSATA; encoded by the coding sequence ATGTCGAAGAAATATGTTTACACATTTGCCAGCGGCAAGGCCGAAGGCAATACGAATATGAAGGGCTTGCTGGGCGGCAAAGGCGCGAACCTGGCCGAGATGACCAACGCGGGTTTGCCCGTACCGCCGGGCTTCACGATTACGACCGAGGCTTGCAACGCCTATTACGCCGAGGGCGAAAAGTTCCCCACCGGCATGTGGGATGAAACGCTGGCGGCGCTCGCCAATATCGAAGCCGTCACCGGCAAGCAATTCGGCGGTGTTGAAAACCCGCTGCTCGTTTCCGTCCGTTCGGGCGCGAAATTCTCGATGCCGGGCATGATGGATACCGTGCTGAACCTCGGTTTGAATGACGAGACGCTCAATGGTTTGGCCGCGCTGACGGGCAACGAACGTTTTGCGTGGGACGCCTATCGCCGCTTCATTCAGTTGTTTGGCAAGATCGTGCTCAACATTGAATCAGAGAAGTTCGAGCACGTCTTTGAAGGCTACAAAAAGCAACTCGGCGTCAAAGAAGACACCGCCGTTGACGCCGCGACGCTGGCCAAGGTCGTCGCCGATTACAAAGTGATCGTCAAGAAAGAGACCGGCAAGGACTTCCCGACCGATCCGAAAGAGCAGTTGAAGTACGCCATCCAGGCCGTCTTCGCGTCGTGGAATGGCCGCCGCGCCAAAGACTATCGCCGCATCAACAAGATTGACGACAACCTCGGCACCGCCGTGAATGTGCAAACGATGGTCTTCGGCAACCTGGGCGAAGATTCGGGCACGGGCGTCGCCTTCACGCGTGACGTGGCGACTGGCGAACACGTCCTTTACGGCGAATACCTGCAAAACGCGCAGGGCGAAGACGTCGTCGCGGGCATCCGCACCCCGAAGAAAATCGCCCAACTGCACGAAGAAATGCCGGATATGTACAACGAGTTCGCGGCGCTCGCCACCAAGCTCGAAGGCCATTACAAAGACGTGCAGGACCTCGAATTCACCATCGAAAAAGGCAAGCTCTATATGCTGCAAACGCGCAACGCCAAGCGCACTGCGGCAGCCGCCGTCAAGATCGCGGTGGACATGGTCAACGAAGGCGCAATTGACAAGCGCACTGCCATCACCCGCGTCGAACCCGCGCAACTCGATCAATTGCTGCACCCGCGCATTGATCCGGCTGCCAAGCTGAACGTCATCACGACGGGCCTGCCCGCTTCGCCCGGCGCGGCGACCGGCACGGCGGTCTTTGATCCGGATGAAGCCGACGCGCTGGCCAAAGACGGCAAAAAAGTTATCTTGGTCCGCACCGAAACCTCGCCCGAAGACTTCCACGGCATGGTCGCGGCGCAAGCCATTTTGACGGCGCGTGGCGGTATGACTTCGCACGCTGCTGTGGTCGCGCGCGGCATGGGCAAATGCTGCGTCGCGGGCGCAGGCGATGTCGCCGTGGATTACGCCAACCAGCAATTCACCGTCGGCGACATCGTCGTCAAGAAAGGTGAATCGCTCACGCTCAACGGTTCGACCGGCGAAGTGATTCTCGGCGAAGTGCCGCTCATCAAGCCCGAAGTCAGCGGCGATTTCCGCACGCTGATGGAATGGGTCAACGAATTCCGCAAGCTCGGCGTGCGCGCCAACGCCGACACGCCGCACGATGCCGAAGTCGCGCGCGGTTTCGGCGCCGAAGGCATCGGCCTCTGCCGCACCGAACATATGTTCTTCGAAGGCACGCGTATTGACAGTGTACGCCAGATGATCCTTTCCTCCGGCGATTACAAGTCGCTCGAAACGCAGCTCGACACCGCCAAAGCCGAAGTCGAAAAAGCGAGCGGCGAAAAACTGAAAGACGCCAAGAAACGCGTCAAAAACCTGGAAAAGAAGATCGCCAAACCCAGCGCGCTTTATCGCGGCGCTTTGGCTGATCTGCTAGAACTTCAAAGGGAAGATTTCGTCGGCATCTTCCGCGCGATGGACGGCTTCCCCGTCACCATCCGCACGCTTGATCCACCGCTGCACGAATTCGTGCCGCACGACGACAAGACGCTCAAAGACCTCGCGGGCAAAATCAAAATGCCGTTCAAAGAGGCCAAGGCCAAGGTCGCATCGCTGCACGAATTCAACCCCATGCTAGGTCATCGCGGCTGCCGTCTCGGCATCATCTATCCCGAAATCACCGAAATGCAGGCGCGCGCCATCTTTGAGGCCGCCGTCATCGTGCAAAACGAAGGCAAGACGGTGAAGCCGGAAATCATGATTCCGCTCGTCGGCAACGTCGCCGAACTCAAGCTGCAAGCGGATGTCGTCCGTCGTGTCGCCGCTGAAGTCTTCGAGAAAGAAGGCGTCACGGTGGATTACCTCGTCGGCACGATGATCGAAGTTCCGCGCGCCGCGCTCACCGCCAATCAAATTGCCGAAGTCGCCGAGTTCTTCAGCTTCGGCACCAACGACCTGACGCAAATGACGATGGGCCTGAGCCGCGACGATGCCGGCAAATTCCTGCCTGCTTACGTAGACAAGAAGATTTACGCGGACGATCCCTTCCAAGTCCTCGACCAGGAAGGCGTCGGCCAACTCGTAGACATGGGCATCAAGAAAGGCCGTTCGACCAAGGCTGATCTCAAAGTCGGCATCTGCGGCGAACACGGCGGCGATCCCGAATCCGTCATCTTCTGCCACAAGGTGGGGATGAATTACGTGAGCTGCTCGCCCTATCGCGTACCCATCGCGTTGCTGGCGGCAGCACACGCGGCGATTGCGGATGAGACGGGCACGCAGGCGAGTTCGGCGACGGCCTAG
- a CDS encoding Uma2 family endonuclease — MTVAASRKPTTDYLDAIAHLPEGGTLIFHHVPWAAYEALLNDLGAGYKARISYDLGRLEVNMPTAIHERWKAFLARLMSLLTDELGLDLEDLGSTTYKFEDWAAGLEPDECFYIANVASILGIKRFDPQTPPPPPDIAVEVDITSESLGRFATYAKLGVPEIWRCDEGQLQIYHLTEAGYVEAERSLTFPFLTGAILFEYLERSLTEGQSATLRAFRQWVQTQPTTRQ; from the coding sequence ATGACTGTAGCGGCAAGCCGAAAACCAACCACTGATTATCTTGACGCCATTGCCCATCTACCTGAAGGCGGCACGCTGATTTTCCATCACGTGCCGTGGGCGGCTTATGAAGCCTTACTCAATGATCTCGGCGCGGGATACAAGGCTCGCATCAGCTATGACCTCGGCAGACTGGAGGTAAATATGCCAACAGCCATTCACGAACGATGGAAAGCATTTCTTGCACGCCTCATGAGTTTGTTGACGGATGAACTCGGCTTGGATCTGGAAGACCTTGGTTCGACGACCTATAAGTTTGAAGATTGGGCTGCCGGGTTGGAACCTGATGAGTGCTTTTATATTGCCAATGTAGCGAGCATTCTTGGCATTAAGCGTTTCGATCCGCAAACGCCGCCACCACCGCCGGACATTGCGGTCGAAGTTGACATCACCAGCGAATCGCTGGGCCGCTTTGCCACTTACGCCAAGCTGGGCGTGCCTGAAATCTGGCGCTGTGATGAAGGGCAACTGCAAATCTATCACCTGACCGAAGCGGGTTATGTGGAAGCCGAGAGGAGCCTGACTTTCCCTTTTCTGACCGGGGCAATTTTGTTTGAGTACCTCGAACGCAGCCTGACGGAAGGCCAAAGCGCCACCTTGCGGGCCTTCCGGCAATGGGTACAAACGCAGCCAACGACGCGGCAGTAA